In the genome of Agromyces sp. CF514, the window GCTGTCGCCGGTCTGGTCGTAGGCGTTGAAGCCTCCGTCGAGTTTGATCCCGACGCTCGTGATCGCCGGTTCCGCTTCGACTGATGCATCGGGTTCACGCGTCTCGACGGTGAGCGTGTCAGCAGAGCTGTCGCGCCGGTTGGCATCGGCGACGATGGGGATGACGATGGTCACCGCCGTGATGACGGTGACCAGCGCGCCTCCGAGGGCGATGAGGGTTCGCGGTAACTTCCGGCGCGGCGAACCTGCGGGGGAATCTGACATTCCTCCACTTTGGTGCAGGCGATCGTCAGTGCCCCAGCCCCCCGTTGAGGGGCGTACCCCCACCACGGCGGCCCAGCGGAATGACCGACAGAAGCAAGAAAACCCTCGGTCGCCCGAGGGATTGGGTTATGACTCCGACCGGCATCGATCCGGTGACCTCTCGATTTTCAGTGAGCCCGGGCGGTTTTCACTCAGTTTCTATGGATGCGATATCGCGCTGATCAGGGATTCTCCGAAACGGTCACAGTTGGGTTTCAGATGGTGTTCGCGCATTTAATGGCACATTAATGGCACAAGATTTGCCCGGACGGTGTCCACAAGCGGGTGCGACTGAGGCCTAGAAGCGATCGCTTCTAGGCCTCAGATGATGGGTGTCAGGCTGTTGGCTTCTTGCCGTAGTAGACCCATGCGTAGAGGGTCTTGTACAAGTCCGCCTGGCCCGCAAATCCGGCCTGTGAGGCCATCCACGGGTTCCGCTCGTCCTTCTCCAGGTTGACCTTCTCCCAGTCGACATCCGAGAGTGCGCCGACGAGGCTCTTCATGCGTTCGTTGAAGTTCGGATGTTCGAGCGCGCTGGTGATGATGTCCTTGCCGAGCTTCGCCAGGGATGCGACACCGACGAGCTCCTTGATGCGATACTTCGGCGAGTACTCCACGGAGTTGCCGTCTTCATCGAGTCGGAGACGGGCCTCGCCATTCCACGCTTCCGCACATGCCTGGGCCACCAGGGCCCAGTACGTGCGAGCGATCCCGTCAACGTCCTTGTCGGCCGCTTCGAGGCGCCCCAAGAGTTCACTCGGGAACATCGATGCTGAGGACCGCCGGAGACCCTCGAACGTCACCGGCTTGTTCGGGTCACGAGCGCCAGTGAGGTTCACCTGTCCATGCCATACGGATTCGTCATGGCGGGCGAGCATGGTCGCAATCAGCCGCACGCGCTGGCTGTGGCTCATCGACCCAACTTCGCGTACGTCGGCCTTAGTGATCTCGATCAGGGCCTTGGGGAGCTTCTTCTGCTCGGTGTTGATGATGTCGAAGAACTCGGCCTCATCAACGAAGTCCAGCCCGAAGTACAGGCTCACAGGAACGAGAGGTGAGAAGGTCG includes:
- a CDS encoding DGQHR domain-containing protein, producing the protein MSEIVSTFGSSTNNGTSLEGRNIALLGVLEADREASAAMTPSAMSELLFISNFEKTDPESPAPDKHGYQREPMRDRIPKIARFYLSRSRTSRTTPIIVSVRLNDSKDIERFLDLFADSDIEGIKEEFGEAVMSVVDGQHRYLGLVQAWESDPTFSPLVPVSLYFGLDFVDEAEFFDIINTEQKKLPKALIEITKADVREVGSMSHSQRVRLIATMLARHDESVWHGQVNLTGARDPNKPVTFEGLRRSSASMFPSELLGRLEAADKDVDGIARTYWALVAQACAEAWNGEARLRLDEDGNSVEYSPKYRIKELVGVASLAKLGKDIITSALEHPNFNERMKSLVGALSDVDWEKVNLEKDERNPWMASQAGFAGQADLYKTLYAWVYYGKKPTA